The genomic interval ATGCACGGCGATTCGCGCATCTGGCTGACCCACGAGATGGGCATCAAGTTTGACCAGCGCAACTCCCTGGTGGTCGGTATCGCCATGGGCTTCGCCGTCATACCCACCATCTTCTCCATCGCCGAAGATGCGGTCTTCTCGGTGCCCAAGCATCTGACCCAGGGGTCACTGGCGCTCGGGGCGACCCCCTGGCAGACCTTGAGCCGGGTGGTGATCCTGACCGCGAGTCCGGGCATCTTCTCGGCGGTGATGATGGGCCTGGGCCGCGCCGTGGGCGAGACCATGATAGTGCTGATGGCGACCGGCAACACCCCCATCATGGACTTCTCCATGTTCCAGGGGCTGCGTACCCTGGCGGCGAACATAGCGGTGGAAATGCCGGAGTCGGAAGTGGGCAGCTCCCACTACCGGGTGCTCTTCCTCGCGGCCTTCGTCCTCTTCGTATTCACCTTTATGTTCAACACCCTGGCCGAGTTCATCCGTCAGCGGTTGCGTGAAAAGTACAGCTCTCTGTAAGAGGCCGTTCTGTATATGGACAAGGAATCAACAATGGGTAAGTGGTTTAAATCGGGGGCCCCCTGGATCTGGATGACGGGGGGCGCCGTCAGCCTGAGTCTGGTTGCCGTACTGGGTCTGCTGTTGCTGATCGGCTGGCGTGGTCTGGTCTACTTCTGGCCGCACCCCATCTATGAGTGGCAGCTTGAAGACGCCAGCGGCAACAAGAGCGTGCTCATCGGCGAGATCAATGACCGCGAGATGGTACCTGTGGAGCGGCTGCGCGCCGCAGGCCAGGCGCTGGAGGGGGAAGAGCGCGAGCTGCTGACCCGTTATCTGGTCAAGACTGGCAACCGTGAGTTTGTCGACCTCGACTTCCGCTGGGTACTGGAGACCGACATCAAGTCCCAGAGCCAGCCGGCCGAGCTCGCCATGGTGGAGCGTGCCACCAACGGCAACTTCTACGGTTACATCACCTCGGTGAAAGAGGATGGCAAGGAGCTGACGGCAGATCTGCATCCTGCCCTGCAGCGGGTGCTGGCACGAGCCAACAGCCTCTCCGAGCAGGCCAACGACCTGCAAAAAAGGGACATCGGCAGTATCAACTATCAACTGGAGCGGCTGCGCCTGAAAGAGCGCAAGGCCGAGCTGGATGACAAGCTGACCGATCAGCTCAAAGCCGAACTGGCCAGCGAGCGTCAGGCCCTCAACGATCGCTATCAGGTGCTGGAAAAAGAGCTCTTCTCCCTGCGTGCCCAGGCAGATCGTGACGCCATCACCGTCAAGGACATGCGCGGCGAGCTGGTGACCATGCCGATGTCCAAGGTGCTGGACGTGGTCTGGCCCAACGACATGAGCCTGCCCGCCAAGGTAGGGCACTGGTTCCACCAGATTGGCAAGTTCGTCTCCGACGATCCCCGTGAGGCCAACACCGAGGGCGGCGTCTTCCCGGCCATCTTCGGCACCGTCTTCATGGTGTTGCTGATGGCCATCATAGTGACCCCCCTTGGGGTGGTGGCAGCTGTCTACCTGCACGAGTACGCGGGCAAGAACAGCCTGACCAAGATCATCCGCATCGCGGTGATCAACCTGGCGGGTGTGCCCTCCATCGTCTACGGTGTCTTCGGTCTGGGTTTCTTCGTCTATACCCTGGGCGGCTCGCTGGACCAGTTGTTCTACCCGGAGGCGCTGCCGAGCCCGACCTTTGGCTCACCCGGCGTCATCTGGTCGGCGCTGACCCTGGCCATCCTGACCCTGCCGGTGGTGATCGTCTCCACCGAAGAGGGGCTGGCACGGATCCCGAGCACCATACGCCAGGGCTCCCTGGCCCTGGGGGCCACCCAGGCCGAGACCCTGTGGCGCATAGTACTGCCCATGGCGAGCCCGGCCATCATGACCGGCCTCATCCTGGCGATAGCCCGGGCCGCCGGTGAAGTGGCACCGCTGATGCTGGTGGGGGTGGTGAAATTGGCGCCGACCCTGCCGATGGATGGCAACTTCCCGTACCTGCATGTGGAGCGTAAGTTCATGCACCTGGGCTTCCACATCTATGACGTCGGCTTCCAGAGCCCGAACGTCGAGGCGGCGCGGCCCCTGGTCTATGCCACCTCCTTCCTGCTGGTGACTGTGATAGTGGGCCTCAACCTGACGGCTATCGGTATCCGCAACCACCTGCGCGAGAAGTTCCGCTCTTTGGAACATTGATGACGATGAGCCTGACGGGCATTCGCAACCACTTGCGCGAGAAATTCCGGTCGCTGGAACATTGATAGGCCAGCCACCACAGAGACGGGCCGGGAACAGGGTTCCCTGCCAGCCAAGCGTTCAGGCCGCGGGCAACGAGAGTGCCCGCCGCCACAAAGAGAATTTGAGGTAACAGATGATCAACGTAACACCGACTTCGACCCAGCATACCGCCCTGGACCTGCTCAACCTGAGCCCGGAGCAGACCGCTCTTGAGGTCAAGGATCTCAACCTGTACTACGGCAACAAGCAGGCGCTGTTCAACGTCAACATGAAGATCCCGAAAGGGCAGGTGACGGCCTTTATCGGCCCGTCCGGCTGTGGCAAGTC from Aeromonas rivipollensis carries:
- the pstA gene encoding phosphate ABC transporter permease PstA, encoding MGKWFKSGAPWIWMTGGAVSLSLVAVLGLLLLIGWRGLVYFWPHPIYEWQLEDASGNKSVLIGEINDREMVPVERLRAAGQALEGEERELLTRYLVKTGNREFVDLDFRWVLETDIKSQSQPAELAMVERATNGNFYGYITSVKEDGKELTADLHPALQRVLARANSLSEQANDLQKRDIGSINYQLERLRLKERKAELDDKLTDQLKAELASERQALNDRYQVLEKELFSLRAQADRDAITVKDMRGELVTMPMSKVLDVVWPNDMSLPAKVGHWFHQIGKFVSDDPREANTEGGVFPAIFGTVFMVLLMAIIVTPLGVVAAVYLHEYAGKNSLTKIIRIAVINLAGVPSIVYGVFGLGFFVYTLGGSLDQLFYPEALPSPTFGSPGVIWSALTLAILTLPVVIVSTEEGLARIPSTIRQGSLALGATQAETLWRIVLPMASPAIMTGLILAIARAAGEVAPLMLVGVVKLAPTLPMDGNFPYLHVERKFMHLGFHIYDVGFQSPNVEAARPLVYATSFLLVTVIVGLNLTAIGIRNHLREKFRSLEH